The DNA window AGATGGCCAACAATACCCAGAACAAGGACCAAAGGAGAAGCCGCAGAGCCCGAGGGGTAGATCCCTTGTTTTTGAGACATTTTttggaacacttttttttcttccgggACGGGGCTGTGGACGGCTCCAGGCCGTCCATCAGTTCCGGCTTTAGCTTGCCCAAGGACTGGTCCAGGTTGCTGGAGAAGGTGTCCACGGGGCCGTCGTTCAGGCTCTGCTTGTTGTGGGTGCCATTCTTGGCGGAAGGGTCCCCCTCGAGGAACTTGGTCTTGGAGatgttctccttctccttcagcGGGTTGTTGGTGATCTGCCTGCTGTTGTAAGACGAGGCGTCCGGGAGGCCCTTGCTGGAAATGATGGAGGATTTGTCAGTGTCCGGCAGGCAGCACCTGGGAGTACCCCCGTGCAGCGGGCTCTCGGTGGAATGGAACTTTCCGGAACGCGTTTTGGTGCTGAAGATGCTGGTCTGGACCTGAGGAGGATCGATACACCCCTCCAGGTCTGTGCTCTTTAACCTCACCAAGTCCTTTCCGGCCAGGCCGGCCGGAACATAGCACTCCAGCTCCGAGCTGGACCCTTTGAAGCGTTTGAACCACTCCCAGAGAGTTCTAGCCCTGCAGTCGCATATCCACTGGTTCCCGTTCAGACGGAGGTACTGCAAGGACACCAGAGGGTCCATGGTTTCCCCCGTCAGTACGGTCAGGTTGTTGTAGAAGAGGAACAGGGTGGTCAACTTTCCCAGGTCGTGGaacgccctctgctggacaaagGTCACCCTGTTCTGGTGAAGCAGCAAGCGGTCCAAGTTGACCAAGCCCCGGAGCATGTTGTCCGACACCATCTTGATCTTGTTGTTGTGGAGAAAGAGATAGGTCAGGTTGGCCTGGTCGAGGAAAGTGTCGTCGTGCAGGGTGAGGAGGTTATTGTCCTGGAGGTACAGGTACTGCAGGGAGAAGAGCCCCCGGAACACCCCCACGGGGAGCTCGGACAGCCCGCACCTGTGCAGGTGCAGGGTGTGCAGTTTGGAGAGCCCGCGGAAGGCGGTGGGGCTTATGATCCGCAGGTTGTTGTTGTCCCCGATGTCCAGCTGCTCCAGCCTCTCCAGGCCGAAGAAGGCCCCGGCCTCGATGTGGCTGATGTTGTTGGAGTAGAGCCAGAGCACGGTGAGGTTGTGGCAGGAGCTGAAGCTGGTGGACCTCACCACCGTCAGCTTGTTGCTCTGGAGGAATATCCGCTGGCTCCGCGTGGGGATCTCCGTGGGGATGGAGAACAGTCCCTGCTGCTGGCAGGCCACCGTGGGCCGGGGCTCGCTGTAGCAGATGCACATGGCCGGGCAGCCGGCAGCCTGAGGCACCAGGGTCAGCCAAAGAACCAGGAAGAGGAGCCTGCTTcctggaagagagaggggggaaaaaaaatgggcGGGGTTAGCCGGGTCACATCCTCCATCATTACTTCAACCTGTTGACTCCTCCCACATAGTTTGAGTGACCTCACAATCACCGTCACACTTTGCATAATGAACACGTTTGCAACATTTCTTCTCAACAGAGAAAAATGGACGGCTCTATGCCACGCATGCTTTGACAACAGCTGAGcatactgttctttttttttttctcccgctAGTATCACAGAGAATATGGAGAATATTTCAGCCTCTAAGGACTTTGCCTTGTGACaccaattttattttgcaaGTATAATTGATCTTCCAAGGTCTTCGGTGCAGAAGAAAAAGCATAGTTCCGTTAACAAAGGCTATTCTTGACTATTCACTGAAGAAGCATTGTCTGGATTGTTGCCCTTTTCAAtgtaatttagcagacacaggTGCCAGCCAACAAGGGGAAGAGCAAAAGAGGGTCAAAAACACCCACCATCAAAACTACATTCCCTTATGCAagatcccccccctccccccgaaacAATACTGCAGCACTTTTCCTGAGTgagatttaaatgattttttttccccagtcacTTCCATTTTAATGATGCATTCTGCCTTTAAAGACAAAGCTACCAGTGGAAATCAAATCAGCTCAGGGACATGTGCCTCCTCACCACCAATATGCGCcacccccgcagccccccccccgcaccccccccaccccacacctcctatttcccacctcccccccaccattcCACCTTCCGTGAAGTGCTGATTAATTAAACATGGTTGGGTTCCTTCTGCAGAATTAGCTCGTGCTAATAGCACAAATGCGGCTAATCACATTTGAGCACGGTCGGGGATCGACATTTTAGCCTGCCGCACGCGGTAAGTGCAAGGCTTTCATGCTTCGGTGGGACGTTGAGGAGGTCCGGCTGGAGTGTGGGGTTTgggaaagcgggggggggggggggggtggtgaggctcCTGGTTGGCGCACCGCACACACCGGCGCACCTCGGTTAGCTTCTCGCGCGCGGCGGGTGACGCGAGGCGGACGCCcacgcggctctctctctctctctctctctctgcgcggcTGCCACGGCGACCGCGGAGCGTCCCCGAGGGGCCCCTCGCACGCCAGGGAAAGCGCGGCGTTCTCTCTGACGATCGCAGCCAATGAGCGCGCCCCGAAAAACAGACTGCTGATCGCGCCACCGTCCCCAAAGCAGAGCGGTACGGCAGCAACGCTCTCACACCTTCTAATTGCAAATGAACCATTATTATGGAACCGAGTCATTATATTAGTTTAAATATATAGTAGTGTCTGGGGGGGGAAATTCTATATTAGATACATTATATGTACATAATaggcacacacccgcacacacacacatatatatatacatatatatacagtatatagcgGAGGGGGAAATTATATGATGATaggtatatatacacatgcacacaggcacacacacactcacatacacacacacacacacacacacacacacacacaacaaaggtCAAGATGTAGCATGTTAAGGTGCCAAGCTGCATCTGAGCTGGCCTTCGCTCATCCTAACAGTGCATGGATAACACCTCAGTCTCCGAGGTTCCACGTTTTGCATCTAAACATTCTGCAGTGCTGAGCCATGCATTTCCTTAGGCCAGATGCAGCCTTCATCTTCGCCATTTGCATGAAACTTTTCATCGCTCAGCAAAAATTCCCCTTTGCAGCGTCTTCAGGCGATGAGTGGCtgtcgacaaaaaaaaaaaaaaaaaatggcgtaAATTGGCTCAGCCAGGATAATTCACGGAGATGACTcgagtcattttttaaaatttttctttACTTAAGTGCGCGAAGGAGACCCACGCCTCAAGGTCAGAGGAAACGGTGTTCTTTTGATGAGAATACGGCGCAACATTACTGGGaaaattttgttaaaaattGTCATAAATTCGTACAATCAAGAATATTTCTGAAGGTACTGTAGTTTACCTTGTCAGCAGTGACCACACGAAATGGAGTACGCATGCATCAGTGCCCCAGCAAGACTActttcgggggggtgggggtgggagtgggggggagccGTGTGGGTTGGTTcgatatttttaatgcatttattcctTGTGCAGCTTAAGAGAGGAATAATTCACTCCAAACACCTGCAAGGACCACATTTCGTGGTGCACATTCTTCCCGGCTTGCTGTATGGAGccaaattcaaaatgtttatgtgtgtctgtaccagCCGTGGGGGGTTATctgactccaccccccaccccccaccctgcccccgcccACTTCTAGTCCTCCCAGCAGCTCGTTCCTGACGCTTGTTAAACTGAGATTTCTTACAGCTTGACAGAATGCCCGCAACACTTcccacacattttctttctctctctttctctctctctctcgctctttcttcACAGCACTGAAAAGTCTGCCACGAAAAATCTGTCAGAATTTCCGCTGTTTCTGCTTCCCGGCAAAATTCTTTCACCTGCCTGAGAAAAACGAACAGCCGCCACACAATACTCTCTATAACTTCTCCATCTATTgttctttttcccccttcttcttcttcttcttcttcttcttcttcttctgtgtctCCCTTCACACTGCGTACCCACAGGCTTGTTCTCAAGGTTCGTCTTACCCTCCGCAGGGGCAGCACCCTTGCCCATTGTTCTCCTCCTCGTcgtcattttttttgtcaattctAGCCTTTCCTGtcataatattcatattcatttgcACAGTCTGCTGGTGTGCACATTGCCTTCTCTtacaaatttcaaaaataaaaatgcactgcaaaaaaaaaaaaaaaaagaagtgttttagtcttgttaTGAGACTtaacatctttttttcccctctctatctcaagtagaaaatattatcTTGTTTGCAGTTACTGTTTGCTTTTGAAGTGTTATTTTCTTTCCCCAACTGGcgaatcttgaaatgagtcagaCTGTCTCATCACATTGGCAAggttttttgtcttatttagtgAATTAGTTACCacggttttctcccacagtccaaagacatgaaggttaggctaattggaggctCTAGATTGCcccatgagtgtgtgagtgaatgctgagtgaatggtgtgtgtgccctgcgataggctggcggcctgtccaggatgtattcctgcctctcgccccaatgcatgctgggataagttaagaaaaaataaacaaaacacaaataaacgtCCAGGATAACATTATTGCTTAGTGTGGACCTGTGGAGACATGATTATCTCTATATTTTGTGCAATGTGCTCTATAGAATAACTACTTGTAATAGAAACATTCATTTCTCTTCTTGtttacatattcatgtaaatattcATATGGTGGTGAACTACATTAAAATACTctctaaatgcatttatggaACGTTTGCAAAGACAACCTtggaaaatttaatttacaggAATACACAGTGGAGAGGTAGGTGAGGCAGAAAATTATCTAACAGAGCTGTGGTTTGAACTTTATATTATGAGATTATGTACCAGTTTATTTACtaaaattctttctttttactttattttttttacaatattggTGTTTAATCTCTCATCATACTTAGTTCTACATAATGGGaaatctttctttcttcctttaaaaaaacactgcactgctgATGACTGTTTGTGGAATATCATTAGCACTGGTGCTTACAGTAAATTGCATAATATTTCCCATAATAACTGTGTGCAACTTGCACAGCGCTAATTTTAGCAAATCAAAAATTGGCCCACTTAAGTGaatacttcatttattttgtttaattttttaccAGCTGGTGAGACAGATCAGTTCACATAGTCTGATGCTCTGATTCCGTATATTGCGCAGTCTCTAACCATATTAAACCCTGACCTAGACTCTTAGGATGAAGCTACAGCAGTTAAATGCGTCTCATTAGCGTACTTCTAAAATTAAGTCCATTAGAAGTGTTAATTCCTGCTGGATTCAAAACATATCCAAAGCACCACGACATATCACAAGCAGGAATACGTTCTGTCACTATGctaatttgttttcaaaataaatgaagaaatagtCATTTTGCTGCAGGTCTTTTTTGTTGTGTAGTCAACTGAAAAGGTAAATCGACAGTCTGAAGGACTTGGATTGATTAAATAAGCCAAGATGCCCCGACCAAACAGATTTTGAAAAAGATCTTTCCGTCACAATGAACAGGGgtggaattaaaacaaaacacagttgACACAAGCTTGCtgctcgtttaaaaaaaaaaaacaaaaaaaaaaaacacacttgctGCCATGataagagagaaaagaaaagcctACGGAACCAACGAACCGttgggagaagagaaaaaaaaagaagacaaattCAGGAAGACCTCTTAACTGGCCAGGGGAATTATTTGGGGAGAACAAAACAAAGAGGAGAAGGCAAACGGGCTTTCGTGGGTAATTGGCGGGAAAAAGCAGAGGCCTGGAGCTTTGCTCTGTGGCTCGTGACAGCCCCGTCACCACGCTCATTTGCATACGCTCCTGgcagcgggggtggggtgggggggggattggcaGGGTCTCTGTGCAAATGAAGGGAGAGCGAGCCCATCCCATCATCCCTTTCTCCAGCCGTCGCGCGTACGAAGGCTCCCGGTCCGTTGGCCGGGGGCCCCGTCACGGCCGACCAATCAGGCGAGAGTCCGCTCCTCAtatttgggggcggggggctctCCATTGTTTAGTGAGCCTGTGTTTTTCAATGCTGGCAAATCCTGAAAAAAGTCAGTGATTGGAAAggataccccacccccccccccaccgccaggCCCCGGTGCTACACCCATACCGCTGCTACGCCAAACACATGGCAAGAGCGCCCGCTAGCCGTCCGCTGGGTCCCCGTGGGCACGGGACAGGGCGACCTTTTGCTCTGGCGGAAGTAGCGGCAGAGATGGTTTATTTGgtttttctcttccccctctgCCCAGTGTGCCTTCGCTCGCCTGAAGCCTGCAAGGCCGGCGCCCCAGACGCGATGCGTAAATCTGGAGTGGCATTCCgcccgcctgctccgccccgctccgctccgggggggggggcgatcgcACCTGTAAACAGCAGCATCCGTTCTTGTCGGCAACACCCTCGTGGATTTAACTTCCTGGTCTACAGCCTCCGGTACACGGTTATGAATATTCGTTTACATCGATTCGGAGTTGTCATCACGTAGCGCGCGGCGGGGGGGCGCGGCGCACTCCAACgcgtgtttctctctctctctctctctctctcggttggTCACTTTCACGAACAGCCACGAGGCGGAGAAACGGCGGACGCCCGATGAATAACGCCGCTCGCGAGCCAGACCTTTGTTGTTTGCCGTCGGGTCGAAGGCTCCAAACCGGCGAAGACGGATTGTTAATTAAGCAGCCAATTAAAAGCGAGACGGGCGGGTAAGCGGGGAAGGAGACGTTTCGGGAAGGGCCCGAGCCTCCTAGGGGTCGGATGAAGGCTCCCTCACTCGCCGGGCTGGGCCGGGCTGGGCCGACGCCTTGCACGCAGACGAGGACGGCGATTAGCGGGCGAGCTGAGGAGGTACGGCgctccgtccgtccgtccgtcccccgCCAGGCTCGACGTCTCCACCGCCAACGCACTCATGAATAAGGGAAGAAGCGGAGGAGAATTTAGACGAAGAGCGCACGGGAGCGTCGCAGCCTTCCGATTGGACGAGCTGGCATCTCGCGTAAttggcagggggtgggggggtttgggggggtgtgtgtgtgcaatgggCAATGGGGGCAGGATGAAACCATGCTTTTCAGTAGAGGGGGAAGGATTTGGACTCGCTCCAGTGGCCTACAATGTCACATCAGGAATGAAGCCTTGACTGTTTTTAGGAGGAGTGGGAGGAATTGCGGCAAACGAATCACGCCTTGAAAGGCCtcctttatttgttttaagttttattaaatgtttggtCGCTTGCTTTGTCTAACGTGTCCCAATTAAGCTGTAAAACCtgacatcccccccccaaaaaaaaatcaccagacAAAACAAGCAAGTTAGATTTGGCTCCAGATCTGACATATTTCTGAATTTCGATCAAAGCAGCCAATCTTCTTTGATCAACTATTTGCATAAACATTCCCTGAAACTTATATTTTGCTGTTTGGTGGGCATTCTTGAACAAATTGCCGCACGTACAACTGTTGAAATTCATGGACGAATCAATCAGTGACATAAtaacaaatgtaacaaaatcaCGTTTGATTTAgagaataataattttgttggggcatttaaaaaaatcttttcaccGACAACTATGAGCAGCTACAACAGTTATTTCTTTGCACTGATGGTGGCAACCAATCAAGTGGAGCATGTGAAAAGCAATCAACACACACCTAAAATGGCCTGTTCAGCTCAAAGGGagagacacttttttttttcctttaaaaatgaaaatgttcggTAGACCTTGTGGAATATAAAATAgcctaaaaaatatatattggaaACCTTTAAGCATGGAGGATTGTACATTTTGACAGTGTACTGGACTGTTTGGGATTACCACCACAGAACAATCCACCTGGAACATGGCTGTCAGGGCCATAGGCAGTTGTCAGAACACCGTCacgaaaaatgtataaaatttgAGCACAGCttctgctaaaaaaagaaaaaagtgatgaACAAACAGCACAAGTACTGAGGACAAAGAGTGGATGAGCGTATCCTTTCCTGTACAAATATAATCATTGTGCGAACCCGACTGCATTAGCAGAAAAGCTCTGAGGAAATCTTCAAGTGCAGCTGTCCTGCACTGTGTCTCTGGACATCCAAGGCTCTGGCCCGGAGGTCCTTCACCGATCTGAACAAACAACAACGTCCTCTGCATCTCCCTTTGCCTTCTGCAATCCATCTAATTAAATTTTGTTGCCGCTAAGGACGTCCTGGAGGTACGGGTAGCCAGATGCGAGGAGAGCCATCGGTCAGCCAGGGACACTCGAAAACTCGTAAGCATTTCCCCTTTCCCGTGGTGGAGGCCTCCAATTAATCGCAATCGCGGACGAAGCTATCATCGCCTCACGCTTGAAAAAGAGATtcaatctctccccccccccccttaccccaccctcccccaccccacccctaaaATCAAATTAGCgcctcatttttatttgcccCATTTATCGGCAATAAAAGCAAATTGGAAATTTTCGAGGTTGCTAGCCttcaggcacaaaaaaaaaaaaaaaaaagaagaaggcaTTACcttgaaatgaaaggaaatggtGCTTAATGACTCATCACAGGGCCTGTGGACCGACCATtcgtttatttttctctttttgaatatgaaatgaCGATGCTATTTCCCGGAGCGAGGCGTCGCGCTCCTCTTCCGCGACGGGGCC is part of the Anguilla anguilla isolate fAngAng1 chromosome 10, fAngAng1.pri, whole genome shotgun sequence genome and encodes:
- the rtn4r gene encoding reticulon-4 receptor — translated: MKTTVVEGSRLLFLVLWLTLVPQAAGCPAMCICYSEPRPTVACQQQGLFSIPTEIPTRSQRIFLQSNKLTVVRSTSFSSCHNLTVLWLYSNNISHIEAGAFFGLERLEQLDIGDNNNLRIISPTAFRGLSKLHTLHLHRCGLSELPVGVFRGLFSLQYLYLQDNNLLTLHDDTFLDQANLTYLFLHNNKIKMVSDNMLRGLVNLDRLLLHQNRVTFVQQRAFHDLGKLTTLFLFYNNLTVLTGETMDPLVSLQYLRLNGNQWICDCRARTLWEWFKRFKGSSSELECYVPAGLAGKDLVRLKSTDLEGCIDPPQVQTSIFSTKTRSGKFHSTESPLHGGTPRCCLPDTDKSSIISSKGLPDASSYNSRQITNNPLKEKENISKTKFLEGDPSAKNGTHNKQSLNDGPVDTFSSNLDQSLGKLKPELMDGLEPSTAPSRKKKKCSKKCLKNKGSTPRALRLLLWSLFWVLLAIC